The following is a genomic window from Episyrphus balteatus chromosome 1, idEpiBalt1.1, whole genome shotgun sequence.
ccattttgtaagatggcggctctaatgatcataccttgtctttttataccatgggtaTAGTTTATTTATGCTTTTCCTccgaattgaaatgtcaaaagttttttttttgacactgacgtttggcttaaaagcccaatggAAAAGCAATGGAAGGGCCTAATTCTGTTGTTAAGTATTTTCCTTGATTGATTAGTTGTTTGGCGTTTAAACACTAGGCGGTAAGGCAGATAAACGTTCGATTAAACATTGAAGTACAAGgtgttatttaattaattaaaatgaagcTTGTCAGGTATTTAGTTAAGTTTATTATAGTTTAATGATATTAAAGTAATcattattttagatttttgatgAAACTTAGTCATGAAACAGTGACAGTAGAACTAAAAAATGGTACACAAATCCATGGGACAATTACTGGAGTGGATGTTGCTATGAATACACatttaaaaacggtcaaaatgACTATAAAAAACAGAGATCCTATCCAACTAGAATCACTGAGTGTCCGTGGAAATAACATCAGGTATTTTATCCTACCAGATAGTCTACCTCTTGAAACTCTTCTTATTGACGATACACCGAAATCGAAAGCTAAAAAGAAGGAAAGTGGTCGTGGTAATCGTGGACGAGGCAGAGGAACACGGGGTGCCCGTGGTGGCTTACGAAGTCGTGGTGGAAGAGGAAGAGGAGGTGGGAGACGATGATCCTAAttcgatataaaaaaatataaaaaattgagaaacaaaATTAAGATATGTCTTGTTTAATTTGTAGATTTAAGTTTAGAATGGTCCCTGCTTATAAAATGCCGGCCGACTGCCAgctgtttaaaattaaatgctacgttaaaaaaacttcaattcaaGTTCTCGCAGATTTTCCTCCGGCTGTTAagaagagaataaaaaaatgtttatttgttctcaggCTAAGTAAAGTACTAACTTCTGTATGGACTATTATTATAATAGAAGCAATTCGCAGagcttttttattgaaaatttattggCTTCCAAAAGTTTATTTGCAGGAGGTAAACTGCAGAGTTTGTCCAGTATTAAAGGAGGATGGACAATTTAGACTCTTGGCAGTCATTAATGAAATAAGTATAAAACGAAGGAACTATTTATGTAGGGAAGATGTTTTCGTACAATACCAAAATTTAGAATGCAAAAGCAGCCATGCGTTTATGAATTCGCCCATTTTAACCTAACAACTTCGATATTTTGGGTCGTATGCAATAAAGTGAGCTTAAGCTCTTATCACATTTTTAATTACCAGCCCttttctgctattcgattcacgtgaatcgagaAATTCCCTTCCTTTATCACGTCAAACTGGCTTTGAAAAACCTCTAACTTTCTAAAGCAAAACGTTGCTTCCGTCTGTTTTagaagttttaaagaaaaaaaatttgcttggGTTTAATTTTATCTCCCATTTAAACTCTTCTTTTTtcagactttcacgtgaatcgaattgCAGAATAGAGCCGTACATTTTCTTGGGAAAAGAAAATGTAGTGTTAATGATATGAGTCTTACAACAACTCTTAAAAAAGGTCTTTTTGAACATTTGAGTATGTCATAATTTGCTGTTAATTAGTCGTTAATTAGTTGTGATAATTTCGATTTTGTAGCTGCataatttcataaggaaatgtgttgtttcgctaacttgaaatcaacttagcgaaacaccatttctaaaaaaggtttttttgaaaaactgagtaTGAGGGAATTTGCCGCTAATTTGTCGTTAATTAGTTGtaccaatttaaattttgtcacTCAcggttttcattcaaatttttgactaaacgcatcaaagcgtgcccaagtaacaatttagctttcataagggtcaatgcaagctattttttgacttgtttaagaagaaggacaagtcttatgcaaatcattttagtgcacattaccgaatttcccCAAGACCTTCCTCCACAGGCAATCCACAATCTAATAGCTTGTAacgaacagcgtaaaacgaccttatgcaggcctttttacaaaacaatgaaaccttttagggaaactatagcttcgctaaggaaactatcatttgcattggatgttataataaggccttatggaggttgttataagatgttgaatttatgaataaaaaaaaagattttattgttttttttttttaatttttttcttttttggccatgtcaatgcttttcctgtcgttctgaaatgggaagaattttattttaattgaaaaagaacacattttttttatttcacaaatggccccgtcaggaatcgatcccacgtacctctgcataccaagccagcaccttaccagtagaccatactcgaatattaaagatgagtgaaacctcacataaaaatgcaatgtttttttctaaagtgttacaaacattgcatatctgcaggataaaagctttgcatacttattggtgaaaatcattgcatacttgagagatgaaaacattgcatacttacaagaatctcttggaacaggtcttatgaaagccttctgtcacttgaaaatagaaggcttctttaaaacggttcaaacaggtcttatgaaggtcttctttaacttatatttacaaggcttcttctaaacacttccagatAGCCTTAAAAGAGGTCTCtctttagttttcaaaatggatgatttgcgtaagtaagccttaaactaaacttatacaaactatagcttgccgaatcgaagaaaatggaccttatgcaagtaaaattgttacttgggtggCTTACACCTGAATTTGTTGTTCGGGACCTTCGATTTAGTAgtgccaatttcaattttgtcgctcactGCTTCACTGCTccaaaaagtggcttaaacttaaAGTATCAAAGCATGGCTTATACCTGAATTTGCCATTCgggaccctcgaattagttgtggcattttcaaatttgtcgctcactgttttcatttaaattgaGTGTTGTTCCGCTAACTTTTCACGAATTTACCAAGGTTCGCTTAAAAGTGGCTTAgacttaacgcatcaaagcgttgCTTACACCTGAATTTGTTGTTCGGGACCCTCGATTTAGTTGTGCCAATTTGTAGGAAACGGCATAAATAAACTAtgaactataaactataaactataaactataaactataaactataaactataaactataaactataaactataaactataaactataaactataaactataaactataaactataaactataaactataaactataaactataaactataaactataaactataaactataaactataaactataaactataaactataaactataaactataaactataaactataaactataaactataaactataaactataaactataaactataaactataaactataaactataaactataaactataaactataaactataaactataaactataaactataaactataaactataaactataaactataaactataaactataaactataaactataaactataaactataaactataaactataaactataaactataaactataaactataaactataaactataaactataaactataaactataaactataaactataaactataaactataaactataaactataaactataaactataaactataaactataaactataaactataaactataaactataaactataaactataaactataaactataaactataaactataaactataaactataaactataaactataaactataaactataaactataaactataaactataaactataaactataaactataaactataaactataaactataaactataaactataaactataaactataaactataaactataaactataaactataaactataaactataaactataaactataaactataaactataaactataaactataaactataaactataaactataaactataaactataaactataaactataaactataaactataaactataaactataaactataaactataaactataaactataaactataaactataaactataaactataaactataaactataaactataaactataaactataaactataaactataaactataaactataaactataaactataaactataaactataaactataaactataaactataaactataaactataaactataaactataaactataaactataaactataaactataaactataaactataaactataaactataaactataaactataaactataaactataaactataaactataaactataaactataaactataaactataaactataaactataaactataaactataaactataaactataaactataaactataaactataaactataaactataaactataaactataaactataaactataaactataaactataaactataaactataaactataaactataaactataaactataaactataaactataaactataaactataaactataaactataaactataaactataaactataaactataaactataaactataaactataaactataaactataaactataaactataaactataaactataaactataaactataaactataaactataaactataaactataaactataaactataaactataaactataaactataaactataaactataaactataaactataaactataaactataaactataaactataaactataaactataaactataaactataaactataaactataaactataaactataaactataaactataaactataaactataaactataaactataaactataaactataaactataaactataaactataaactataaactataaactataaactataaactataaactataaactataaactataaactataaactataaactataaactataaactataaactataaactataaactataaactataaactataaactataaactataaactataaactataaactataaactataaactataaactataaactataaactataaactataaactataaactataaactataaactataaactataaactataaactataaactataaactataaactataaactataaactataaactataaactataaactataaactataaactataaactataaactataaactataaactataaactataaactataaactataaactataaactataaactataaactataaactataaactataaactataaactataaactataaactataaactataaactataaactataaactataaactataaactataaactataaactataaactataaactataaactataaactataaactataaactataaactataaactataaactataaactataaactataaactataaactataaactataaactataaactataaactataaactataaactataaactataaactatagtTTATAGGCACCCTCCAAAAAGTGGCTAtaacttaacgcatcaaagaGTGGCTAACACCTGAATTTGCCGTTTGGGACCCTCGATTTAGTtgtgccaatttcaattttgttgctCACTGTTTTCGTTAAAAAGTGTGATTCGAGGGTCCCGAACGGCAAATTcaggtataagccacgctttgatgcgttaagtttaagAACTTTTTGGAGGTTGCCTCGCTAAATTGACACGTCAAGTTAGCGAAAAATCACACTTTTTAATGAAAGTGagcgaaaaaattaaaattggcaCAACTAAATCGAGGGTCCCGAACAACAAATTCAGGTGTAAGcaacgctttgatgcgttaagtcTAAGCCACTTTTAAGCGAACCTTGGTAAATTCGTGTCAAGTTAGCGGAACAACactcaatttgaatgaaaacagtgagcgaCAAAATAGGGTTGGGCCCTATAGAATCCGTTgtgtccgttccgtcaatcgaTAGGGGGGTTCACTTTgactaacttaccggacagaccagccgccatttgatctgatctgatgctgttttgatagTGTGAACACCTATCCGACGGCCTGTtcggtttgccggatggttttcaaaaaatttggtgGTGGTCGGACAGACATGTTAGTCATTTgaacgacatgtctgtccggcagacagtgataatcTATTCTCTTTGTGCccggctacacggtgatttttcaatcgcctaagcagtg
Proteins encoded in this region:
- the LOC129906391 gene encoding probable small nuclear ribonucleoprotein Sm D1, coding for MKLVRFLMKLSHETVTVELKNGTQIHGTITGVDVAMNTHLKTVKMTIKNRDPIQLESLSVRGNNIRYFILPDSLPLETLLIDDTPKSKAKKKESGRGNRGRGRGTRGARGGLRSRGGRGRGGGRR